The DNA region ACGATGCGTTGCTGTGCCTCTTCCACGTTGCGCAGGCGCACAGGTCCCATGAACTCCATGTCCTCTTTGAGCATGTTGGCGGCGCGTTCGGACATGTTCTTGAAGATGCGCTGCTGCACCTCCTCGCTGCAGCCCTTCAGCGCGAGCGCGAGCTCCTTCATGTCCACTTCCTTCAGCACCGCCTGGATGGAGCGGTCGTCCAGCTGCACGATGTCCTCGAACACGAACATCATCTTCTTGACCTCTTCCGCCAGCTCGGGGTTGGTCTCGGAGAGGCTGTCCAGAATCATGCGCTCGCTGGTGCGGTCGATCCAGTTGAGCAGCTCCACCAGTGCTTTCACGCCGCCCGCAGTGGTGAAGTCCTGAGAAATCACCGAAGAGAGCTTCCGTTCCAGCACCCTCTCTACCTCGCGGATGACATCGGGCGGTGTACGGTCCATAATGGCGATGCGGTGCGCCACGTCGGCGCGCAGTTCGGGCGGAAGACCCTGCAACACCTGAGCCGCCTGATTGGGAGGCAGGTACGCCAGAATCAGAGCGATGGTCTGAGGATGTTCGTCCTGAATGAAGTT from Bacillota bacterium includes:
- the fliG gene encoding flagellar motor switch protein FliG; amino-acid sequence: MATRTATPSLTHRQKAAIMIVAMGPDVAGKVLRHLDEDEVEQITLEIARMGKIAPEVREAVIEEFHELCVAQEYIAEGGLQHARQVLENAFGPEKANELITRVIQAMQIVPFDFIKKTDPSQLLNFIQDEHPQTIALILAYLPPNQAAQVLQGLPPELRADVAHRIAIMDRTPPDVIREVERVLERKLSSVISQDFTTAGGVKALVELLNWIDRTSERMILDSLSETNPELAEEVKKMMFVFEDIVQLDDRSIQAVLKEVDMKELALALKGCSEEVQQRIFKNMSERAANMLKEDMEFMGPVRLRNVEEAQQRIVAIIRRMEEAGEIVIARGGGAEEMVV